In one Drosophila pseudoobscura strain MV-25-SWS-2005 chromosome X, UCI_Dpse_MV25, whole genome shotgun sequence genomic region, the following are encoded:
- the w gene encoding protein white isoform X1, which yields MGQEDQELLIRGGSKNTSAEHLNNQGDGGGGSSQSCISQGFGQTKNYGTLRPPTPPDGSVSGQQPENLTYAWHNLDIFGAVNQPGSGWRQLVNRTRGLFCNERHIPAPRKHLLKNVCGVAYPGELLAVMGSSGAGKTTLLNALAFRSPQGIQVSPSGMRMLNGQPVDAKEMQARCAYVQQDDLFIGSLTAREHLIFQAMVRMPRQLSYRQRVARVDQVIQELSLSKCQNTIIGVPGRVKGLSGGERKRLAFASEALTDPPLLICDEPTSGLDSFTAHSVVQVLKKLSQKGKTVILTIHQPSSELFELFDKILLMAEGRVAFLGTPSEAVDFFSYVGAQCPTNYNPADFYVQVLAVVPGREAESRERIAKICDNFAVSKVAREMEQLLATKNLEQPLEQPENGYTYKATWFMQFRAVLWRSWLSVLKEPLLVKVRLIQTTMVAILIGLIFLGQQLTQVGVMNINGAIFLFLTNMTFQNVFATINVFTSELPVFMREARSRLYRCDTYFLGKTIAELPLFLTVPLVFTAIAYPMIGLRPGVMHFFNCLALVTLVANVSTSFGYLISCASSSTSMALSVGPPVIIPFLLFGGFFLNSGSVPVYLKWLSYLSWFRYANEGLLINQWADVEAGEISCTSSNTTCPSSGKVILETLNFSAEDLPLDYVGLGILIVSFRVLAYLALRLRARRKE from the exons ATGGGCCAAGAGGATCAGGAGTTGTTGATACGCGGAGGTAGCAAGAATACCTCTGCCGAACACTTAAACAAC CAGGGGGACGGCGGCGGAGGTTCCTCGCAGAGCTGCATTAGCCAGGGATTTGGCCAGACCAAGAACTACGGCACCCTAAGGCCACCAACGCCGCCGGATGGTTCGGTCAGCGGGCAACAGCCGGAGAATCTCACCTATGCCTGGCACAATCTGGACATCTTCGGGGCCGTCAATCAGCCCGGCTCCGGCTGGCGACAGTTGGTCAATCGGACGCGAGGACTCTTCTGCAACGAGCGACACATCCCAGCGCCACGGAAGCATCTGCTGAAGAATG TCTGCGGCGTGGCCTATCCGGGAGAACTGCTGGCCGTAATGGGCAGCTCCGGGGCCGGCAAGACAACGCTCCTGAATGCCCTGGCCTTCCGATCACCGCAGGGTATCCAAGTGTCGCCGTCGGGTATGCGGATGCTGAATGGCCAACCCGTGGATGCCAAGGAGATGCAGGCCCGTTGCGCCTATGTCCAGCAGGACGATCTCTTCATTGGCTCGCTGACGGCCCGCGAGCATCTCATCTTCCAGGCCATGGTGCGGATGCCGCGGCAGCTCAGCTACCGACAGCGGGTGGCCCGCGTGGACCAGGTCATTCAGGAGCTATCGCTCAGCAAATGCCAGAACACGATCATTGGGGTGCCCGGTCGGGTCAAGGGGCTGTCGGGGGGCGAGCGCAAGCGCCTGGCCTTCGCCTCGGAGGCTCTGACCGATCCACCGCTCCTCATCTGCGATGAGCCCACCTCCGGCCTGGACTCCTTCACCGCTCACAGTGTCGTCCAGGTGCTGAAGAAGCTGTCGCAGAAGGGCAAGACCGTTATACTGACCATACATCAGCCCTCGTCGGAGCTCTTCGAGCTTTTCGACAAGATCCTGCTAATGGCCGAGGGTCGGGTGGCCTTCCTCGGGACACCCAGCGAGGCCGTGGACTTCTTCTCCTA TGTTGGGGCCCAGTGTCCGACTAATTACAATCCGGCGGACTTCTACGTTCAGGTCCTGGCCGTTGTTCCAGGCCGTGAGGCTGAGTCCAGAGAGAGGATTGCCAAGATATGCGATAACTTTGCCGTCAGCAAAGTGGCCCGGGAAatggagcagctgctggccaccaAGAATCTCGAGCAGCCCCTGGAGCAGCCCGAAAATGGTTATACGTACAAGGCCACCTGGTTTATGCAGTTCCGGGCAGTGCTCTGGCGTTCCTGGCTATCCGTGCTGAAGGAACCGTTGCTGGTCAAAGTACGACTCATTCAGACAACG ATGGTGGCCATCCTGATTGGCCTGATCTTTCTGGGCCAGCAGCTTACGCAGGTGGGCGTAATGAACATCAATGGGGCCATCTTCCTGTTCCTCACCAACATGACCTTCCAGAATGTTTTCGCCACTATCAAT GTTTTCACATCGGAGCTGCCGGTATTTATGAGAGAAGCCCGAAGTCGTCTGTACAGATGTGACACGTACTTCTTGGGAAAGACCATAGCAGAGCTGCCGTTGTTCCTCACCGTTCCCTTGGTATTCACTGCAATTGCCTATCCAATGATTGGACTCAGGCCGGGAGTGATGCACTTCTTCAACTGCCTGGCACTGGTCACATTGGTGGCCAATGTGTCGACATCGTTCGGATATCTGATATCCTGTGCCAGCTCCTCCACCTCGATGGCCCTGTCGGTGGGCCCACCCGTCATTATCCCGTTCCTGCTGTTCGGTGGGTTCTTTTTGAATTCCGGGTCGGTGCCCGTCTATCTGAAGTGGCTGTCGTATCTGTCCTGGTTCCGGTACGCCAACGAGGGGCTGCTCATCAACCAGTGGGCGGATGTGGAGGCAGGTGAAATCAGTTGCACCTCCTCGAACACGACGTGCCCCAGCTCCGGCAAGGTCATCCTAGAGACCCTAAACTTCTCGGCTGAGGATTTGCCCCTGGATTACGTGGGACTGGGCATCTTAATTGTTAGCTTTAGGGTATTGGCTTATCTGGCACTGAGACTCAGGGCCAGACGCAAGGAGTAG
- the w gene encoding protein white isoform X2: protein MGQEDQELLIRGGSKNTSAEHLNNGDGGGGSSQSCISQGFGQTKNYGTLRPPTPPDGSVSGQQPENLTYAWHNLDIFGAVNQPGSGWRQLVNRTRGLFCNERHIPAPRKHLLKNVCGVAYPGELLAVMGSSGAGKTTLLNALAFRSPQGIQVSPSGMRMLNGQPVDAKEMQARCAYVQQDDLFIGSLTAREHLIFQAMVRMPRQLSYRQRVARVDQVIQELSLSKCQNTIIGVPGRVKGLSGGERKRLAFASEALTDPPLLICDEPTSGLDSFTAHSVVQVLKKLSQKGKTVILTIHQPSSELFELFDKILLMAEGRVAFLGTPSEAVDFFSYVGAQCPTNYNPADFYVQVLAVVPGREAESRERIAKICDNFAVSKVAREMEQLLATKNLEQPLEQPENGYTYKATWFMQFRAVLWRSWLSVLKEPLLVKVRLIQTTMVAILIGLIFLGQQLTQVGVMNINGAIFLFLTNMTFQNVFATINVFTSELPVFMREARSRLYRCDTYFLGKTIAELPLFLTVPLVFTAIAYPMIGLRPGVMHFFNCLALVTLVANVSTSFGYLISCASSSTSMALSVGPPVIIPFLLFGGFFLNSGSVPVYLKWLSYLSWFRYANEGLLINQWADVEAGEISCTSSNTTCPSSGKVILETLNFSAEDLPLDYVGLGILIVSFRVLAYLALRLRARRKE from the exons ATGGGCCAAGAGGATCAGGAGTTGTTGATACGCGGAGGTAGCAAGAATACCTCTGCCGAACACTTAAACAAC GGGGACGGCGGCGGAGGTTCCTCGCAGAGCTGCATTAGCCAGGGATTTGGCCAGACCAAGAACTACGGCACCCTAAGGCCACCAACGCCGCCGGATGGTTCGGTCAGCGGGCAACAGCCGGAGAATCTCACCTATGCCTGGCACAATCTGGACATCTTCGGGGCCGTCAATCAGCCCGGCTCCGGCTGGCGACAGTTGGTCAATCGGACGCGAGGACTCTTCTGCAACGAGCGACACATCCCAGCGCCACGGAAGCATCTGCTGAAGAATG TCTGCGGCGTGGCCTATCCGGGAGAACTGCTGGCCGTAATGGGCAGCTCCGGGGCCGGCAAGACAACGCTCCTGAATGCCCTGGCCTTCCGATCACCGCAGGGTATCCAAGTGTCGCCGTCGGGTATGCGGATGCTGAATGGCCAACCCGTGGATGCCAAGGAGATGCAGGCCCGTTGCGCCTATGTCCAGCAGGACGATCTCTTCATTGGCTCGCTGACGGCCCGCGAGCATCTCATCTTCCAGGCCATGGTGCGGATGCCGCGGCAGCTCAGCTACCGACAGCGGGTGGCCCGCGTGGACCAGGTCATTCAGGAGCTATCGCTCAGCAAATGCCAGAACACGATCATTGGGGTGCCCGGTCGGGTCAAGGGGCTGTCGGGGGGCGAGCGCAAGCGCCTGGCCTTCGCCTCGGAGGCTCTGACCGATCCACCGCTCCTCATCTGCGATGAGCCCACCTCCGGCCTGGACTCCTTCACCGCTCACAGTGTCGTCCAGGTGCTGAAGAAGCTGTCGCAGAAGGGCAAGACCGTTATACTGACCATACATCAGCCCTCGTCGGAGCTCTTCGAGCTTTTCGACAAGATCCTGCTAATGGCCGAGGGTCGGGTGGCCTTCCTCGGGACACCCAGCGAGGCCGTGGACTTCTTCTCCTA TGTTGGGGCCCAGTGTCCGACTAATTACAATCCGGCGGACTTCTACGTTCAGGTCCTGGCCGTTGTTCCAGGCCGTGAGGCTGAGTCCAGAGAGAGGATTGCCAAGATATGCGATAACTTTGCCGTCAGCAAAGTGGCCCGGGAAatggagcagctgctggccaccaAGAATCTCGAGCAGCCCCTGGAGCAGCCCGAAAATGGTTATACGTACAAGGCCACCTGGTTTATGCAGTTCCGGGCAGTGCTCTGGCGTTCCTGGCTATCCGTGCTGAAGGAACCGTTGCTGGTCAAAGTACGACTCATTCAGACAACG ATGGTGGCCATCCTGATTGGCCTGATCTTTCTGGGCCAGCAGCTTACGCAGGTGGGCGTAATGAACATCAATGGGGCCATCTTCCTGTTCCTCACCAACATGACCTTCCAGAATGTTTTCGCCACTATCAAT GTTTTCACATCGGAGCTGCCGGTATTTATGAGAGAAGCCCGAAGTCGTCTGTACAGATGTGACACGTACTTCTTGGGAAAGACCATAGCAGAGCTGCCGTTGTTCCTCACCGTTCCCTTGGTATTCACTGCAATTGCCTATCCAATGATTGGACTCAGGCCGGGAGTGATGCACTTCTTCAACTGCCTGGCACTGGTCACATTGGTGGCCAATGTGTCGACATCGTTCGGATATCTGATATCCTGTGCCAGCTCCTCCACCTCGATGGCCCTGTCGGTGGGCCCACCCGTCATTATCCCGTTCCTGCTGTTCGGTGGGTTCTTTTTGAATTCCGGGTCGGTGCCCGTCTATCTGAAGTGGCTGTCGTATCTGTCCTGGTTCCGGTACGCCAACGAGGGGCTGCTCATCAACCAGTGGGCGGATGTGGAGGCAGGTGAAATCAGTTGCACCTCCTCGAACACGACGTGCCCCAGCTCCGGCAAGGTCATCCTAGAGACCCTAAACTTCTCGGCTGAGGATTTGCCCCTGGATTACGTGGGACTGGGCATCTTAATTGTTAGCTTTAGGGTATTGGCTTATCTGGCACTGAGACTCAGGGCCAGACGCAAGGAGTAG
- the LOC6901266 gene encoding transmembrane protein 120 homolog isoform X1: MDIDSLKNEWEELNKEYTELENCNRRYIELLEQLHSRQQICFNEIKHQRYRMNQITASLRQFKGPVDVEVKEKVDELQKMTLKRKAQLHEIEQSLPAKSGRYLQIILGDVNVSILNRNDKVRYKDDYEKFKLILNVIGLIMAFFNLIFNYRALELAFIFLLVWYYCTLTIRESILKVNGSRIKGWWRAHHFISTVAAGVLLVWPQGEHWQIFRMQFMYFNVYISIVQYLQFGYQKGLLYRLKALGERHNMDITIEGFHSWMWRGLSFLLPFLFIGYWFQAYNAWTLYKLAFSPPDAPWHVSVMSGLFLLLFIGNMATTLWVVPEKIRARSKERYRLLSMGKSMKLRREVKNSASDMDLSSSANGSTPKTATGSLTEQQPPADKKDI; the protein is encoded by the exons ATGGATATCGATTCACTGAAAAATGAATGGGAGGAGCTTAACAAGGAGTACACGGAGCTGGAG AACTGCAACAGACGCTACATCGagctgctggagcagctgcaCAGCCGCCAACAGATCTGCTTCAATGAAATTAAGCATCAACGGTATCGCATGAACCAAATAACGGCATCATTGAGACA ATTTAAGGGTCCGGTGGATGTCGAAGTTAAAGAGAAGGTTGATGAGTTGCAGAAGATGACCTTGAAGCGGAAAGCGCAATTGCACGAAATCGAACAATCTTTGCCAGCGAAATCGGGTCGCTATTTGCAG ATAATCTTGGGCGATGTGAATGTCTCGATTCTCAACAGAAACGACAAAGTTCGCTACAAGGACGACTATGAAAAGTTTAAATTAATACTCAACGTAATTGGACTGATAATGGCGTTCTTCAATTTGATATTCAACTACAG AGCCTTAGAGCTTGCCTTCATTTTCCTGTTGGTATGGTACTATTGCACCCTGACCATTCGCGAGTCGATACTGAAGGTGAATGGATCACGGATCAAGGGCTGGTGGCGCGCCCATCACTTCATCTCGACGGTGGCCGCCGGGGTCCTGCTGGTGTGGCCCCAGGGCGAGCATTGGCAGATCTTCCGCATGCAGTTCATGTACTTCAATGTTTATATCA GCATCGTGCAGTATCTACAATTTGGATACCAGAAGGGTCTGCTCTATCGCCTAAAGGCCTTGGGCGAGCGCCATAACATGGATATCACCATCGAGGGCTTCCACTCATGGATGTGGCGTGGTCTGAGCTTCCTGCTGCCGTTCCTCTTCATCGGCTATTGGTTCCAGGCGTACAATGCATGGACCCTCTACAAGTTGGCATTTAGTCCCCCGGATGCACCCTGGCATGTGTCGGTCATGTCCGGACTGTTTCTGCTTTTATTCATTGGCAACATGGCCACCACACTGTGGGTGGTGCCCGAAAAGATACGCGCGAGGTCCAAGGAACGCTACCGTCTCCTGAGCATGGGCAAGTCTATGAAGCTGCGCAGAGAAGTCAAG AATAGCGCCAGTGACATGGACCTGTCGAGCAGCGCCAACGGCAGCACACCCAAGACGGCAACCGGGTCGCTgacagagcagcagccacccgCCGATAAGAAGGATATCTAA
- the LOC6901266 gene encoding transmembrane protein 120 homolog isoform X3 has protein sequence MNGRSLTRSTRSWRFKGPVDVEVKEKVDELQKMTLKRKAQLHEIEQSLPAKSGRYLQIILGDVNVSILNRNDKVRYKDDYEKFKLILNVIGLIMAFFNLIFNYRALELAFIFLLVWYYCTLTIRESILKVNGSRIKGWWRAHHFISTVAAGVLLVWPQGEHWQIFRMQFMYFNVYISIVQYLQFGYQKGLLYRLKALGERHNMDITIEGFHSWMWRGLSFLLPFLFIGYWFQAYNAWTLYKLAFSPPDAPWHVSVMSGLFLLLFIGNMATTLWVVPEKIRARSKERYRLLSMGKSMKLRREVKNSASDMDLSSSANGSTPKTATGSLTEQQPPADKKDI, from the exons ATGAATGGGAGGAGCTTAACAAGGAGTACACGGAGCTGGAG ATTTAAGGGTCCGGTGGATGTCGAAGTTAAAGAGAAGGTTGATGAGTTGCAGAAGATGACCTTGAAGCGGAAAGCGCAATTGCACGAAATCGAACAATCTTTGCCAGCGAAATCGGGTCGCTATTTGCAG ATAATCTTGGGCGATGTGAATGTCTCGATTCTCAACAGAAACGACAAAGTTCGCTACAAGGACGACTATGAAAAGTTTAAATTAATACTCAACGTAATTGGACTGATAATGGCGTTCTTCAATTTGATATTCAACTACAG AGCCTTAGAGCTTGCCTTCATTTTCCTGTTGGTATGGTACTATTGCACCCTGACCATTCGCGAGTCGATACTGAAGGTGAATGGATCACGGATCAAGGGCTGGTGGCGCGCCCATCACTTCATCTCGACGGTGGCCGCCGGGGTCCTGCTGGTGTGGCCCCAGGGCGAGCATTGGCAGATCTTCCGCATGCAGTTCATGTACTTCAATGTTTATATCA GCATCGTGCAGTATCTACAATTTGGATACCAGAAGGGTCTGCTCTATCGCCTAAAGGCCTTGGGCGAGCGCCATAACATGGATATCACCATCGAGGGCTTCCACTCATGGATGTGGCGTGGTCTGAGCTTCCTGCTGCCGTTCCTCTTCATCGGCTATTGGTTCCAGGCGTACAATGCATGGACCCTCTACAAGTTGGCATTTAGTCCCCCGGATGCACCCTGGCATGTGTCGGTCATGTCCGGACTGTTTCTGCTTTTATTCATTGGCAACATGGCCACCACACTGTGGGTGGTGCCCGAAAAGATACGCGCGAGGTCCAAGGAACGCTACCGTCTCCTGAGCATGGGCAAGTCTATGAAGCTGCGCAGAGAAGTCAAG AATAGCGCCAGTGACATGGACCTGTCGAGCAGCGCCAACGGCAGCACACCCAAGACGGCAACCGGGTCGCTgacagagcagcagccacccgCCGATAAGAAGGATATCTAA
- the LOC6901266 gene encoding transmembrane protein 120 homolog isoform X2, producing the protein MENGRPASDSRETRAKPVIPVFKGPVDVEVKEKVDELQKMTLKRKAQLHEIEQSLPAKSGRYLQIILGDVNVSILNRNDKVRYKDDYEKFKLILNVIGLIMAFFNLIFNYRALELAFIFLLVWYYCTLTIRESILKVNGSRIKGWWRAHHFISTVAAGVLLVWPQGEHWQIFRMQFMYFNVYISIVQYLQFGYQKGLLYRLKALGERHNMDITIEGFHSWMWRGLSFLLPFLFIGYWFQAYNAWTLYKLAFSPPDAPWHVSVMSGLFLLLFIGNMATTLWVVPEKIRARSKERYRLLSMGKSMKLRREVKNSASDMDLSSSANGSTPKTATGSLTEQQPPADKKDI; encoded by the exons ATGGAGAACGGGCGTCCCGCCAGCGATTCGAGGGAAACGCGTGCGAAGCCCGTCATCCCAGT ATTTAAGGGTCCGGTGGATGTCGAAGTTAAAGAGAAGGTTGATGAGTTGCAGAAGATGACCTTGAAGCGGAAAGCGCAATTGCACGAAATCGAACAATCTTTGCCAGCGAAATCGGGTCGCTATTTGCAG ATAATCTTGGGCGATGTGAATGTCTCGATTCTCAACAGAAACGACAAAGTTCGCTACAAGGACGACTATGAAAAGTTTAAATTAATACTCAACGTAATTGGACTGATAATGGCGTTCTTCAATTTGATATTCAACTACAG AGCCTTAGAGCTTGCCTTCATTTTCCTGTTGGTATGGTACTATTGCACCCTGACCATTCGCGAGTCGATACTGAAGGTGAATGGATCACGGATCAAGGGCTGGTGGCGCGCCCATCACTTCATCTCGACGGTGGCCGCCGGGGTCCTGCTGGTGTGGCCCCAGGGCGAGCATTGGCAGATCTTCCGCATGCAGTTCATGTACTTCAATGTTTATATCA GCATCGTGCAGTATCTACAATTTGGATACCAGAAGGGTCTGCTCTATCGCCTAAAGGCCTTGGGCGAGCGCCATAACATGGATATCACCATCGAGGGCTTCCACTCATGGATGTGGCGTGGTCTGAGCTTCCTGCTGCCGTTCCTCTTCATCGGCTATTGGTTCCAGGCGTACAATGCATGGACCCTCTACAAGTTGGCATTTAGTCCCCCGGATGCACCCTGGCATGTGTCGGTCATGTCCGGACTGTTTCTGCTTTTATTCATTGGCAACATGGCCACCACACTGTGGGTGGTGCCCGAAAAGATACGCGCGAGGTCCAAGGAACGCTACCGTCTCCTGAGCATGGGCAAGTCTATGAAGCTGCGCAGAGAAGTCAAG AATAGCGCCAGTGACATGGACCTGTCGAGCAGCGCCAACGGCAGCACACCCAAGACGGCAACCGGGTCGCTgacagagcagcagccacccgCCGATAAGAAGGATATCTAA
- the LOC6901265 gene encoding E3 ubiquitin-protein ligase KCMF1-like translates to MSTAYWNVCCSGCQIQNLPRYRFKCLRCANYDLCEACHEKKVVTGNEHKPDHPFQCLVDLPTKELLFAGEPIPTLEADSFTCPVCSKHGHSAEDLVKHTVNDHKTDSTKVICPLCVAVHGSNPHLLDNIGTHMSHIHGSADRTVRFDLPGNDEG, encoded by the coding sequence ATGTCAACCGCCTACTGGAATGTATGCTGCAGTGGATGCCAGATCCAAAACCTACCGCGATACCGCTTCAAGTGTCTGCGTTGCGCAAACTACGACTTGTGTGAGGCTTGCCATGAGAAGAAGGTGGTGACCGGAAATGAACACAAACCGGATCATCCGTTCCAGTGCCTGGTGGACTTGCCCACCAAGGAGCTGCTCTTCGCCGGCGAGCCCATACCGACTCTGGAGGCGGACAGCTTCACCTGTCCCGTGTGTTCCAAGCACGGACACTCGGCCGAAGATCTGGTCAAGCACACAGTGAACGACCACAAGACTGACAGCACAAAGGTCATCTGTCCCCTGTGCGTGGCCGTGCACGGGTCCAACCCTCACCTTTTGGACAATATCGGGACTCACATGAGCCACATTCACGGCTCGGCTGATCGTACGGTGCGCTTCGATCTGCCGGGTAACGACGAGGGCTAG
- the LOC6901264 gene encoding transcription initiation factor TFIID subunit 5-like yields the protein MKYSKKNVPSNKKRGEKEKPNVSDINNAINLENGDQLSANSSSEYSHVFNNIQAAIELKKPDAIKEESNNGISGDCAARSSKLATEPVEPIAPSKRIEMYKNFKDFYEGDAIVIRTEGESFHFDAIVDEEIFLEYEQAFRGTKKIVDTVASNHKFEIFLMLYPMLTIAYLKMILGERLERATSFLEEGATYLDKSYSQRIEKLKLIRTPEDLPERALELLASADTVEIVMAYPTYYLYITCVAKWTRGQQERLLGHFAIRSYTDEDPLEEWTFPGLPQLEPLVDSSVDLPHHWPLDRDAWPTIFTYAPVESDAEILCCTPSQDLSMVALGLSNHFIRVAVGMDKIGLLDKLDSIIRKGEIMLGGHKGPVLSLAFSHKDRFLLSCSLDSTMRLWCVTSWTCASVYRNQLCTFVTFAPQGFIFAGTSDDGIVRVWGRNTKKPALELAGHLADMTVCLFHSNSRHLATGSADCTVRVWDIFKGVQVRLFRGHKNTITALAYSKCGRYLISGGHDFLIIVSDMFSGRMVRTLKYHTSVIRSIAVNMENNALAVGSDIELSFWDFQLLVNHCSADLAPDDKESSPKPSTKELLYSSSEHLKTSLRCLRFVGRNYIMAVCTGPKAEEEAGKKKGNR from the exons atgaaatattcaaaaaagAATGTCCCATCCAATAAAAAAAGGGgtgaaaaggaaaaaccaaatgTTTCGGATATAAATAATGCGATCAATCTAGAA AATGGTGACCAGCTGTCTGCCAACTCTTCGTCGGAGTATTCCCACGTTTTCAATAATATTCAAGCCGCTATAGAACTAAAGAAACCAGATGCAATTAAAGAAGAAAGCAACAATGGCATCTCTGGCGATTGTGCGGCTCGTAGTTCTAAGCTGGCCACAGAACCCGTAGAGCCCATTGCGCCCAGTAAACGGATTGAAATGTATAAAAATTTCAAAGACTTCTACGAGGGCGATGCCATAGTAATTCGTACCGAGGGCGAAAGCTTTCACTTTGACGCCATTGTGGACGAAGAGATTTTTCTGGAATATGAACAGGCCTTCCGAGGCACTAAGAAAATCGTTGACACTGTTGCCAGCAATCATAAATTTGAGATATTCCTGATGCTGTATCCTATGCTGACCATTGCCTACCTGAAAATGATTTTGGGAGAGAGATTGGAGCGGGCCACGTCCTTCCTGGAGGAGGGCGCCACGTACTTGGACAAGTCGTACAGCCAGCGCATCGAAAAGCTCAAGCTGATTCGCACCCCAGAAGACCTGCCGGAAAGGGCCCTGGAGCTGCTGGCTAGTGCCGACACGGTGGAGATCGTAATGGCCTATCCGACCTACTATCTGTACATAACTTGCGTGGCGAAGTGGACGCGTGGGCAGCAGGAGAGGCTGCTCGGCCATTTTGCCATTCGCAGCTACACCGACGAGGACCCGTTAGAGGAGTGGACATTCCCGGGGCTGCCTCAGCTGGAGCCCCTTGTCGACAGTTCGGTTGACTTGCCGCACCATTGGCCACTGGATCGGGACGCTTGGCCCACGATCTTCACGTACGCACCTGTGGAGAGTGATGCGGAAATTCTCTGTTGCACTCCTTCGCAGGACCTGTCTATGGTGGCACTTGGCTTGAGCAACCACTTTATCCGTGTCGCCGTGGGCATGGATAAGATTGGACTGCTGGACAAGCTGGACTCCATCATCCGCAAGGGGGAGATCATGCTCGGCGGCCACAAGGGGCCGGTTTTGTCCCTTGCCTTTTCCCACAAGGACCGCTTCCTGCTCAGCTGCTCGCTGGACTCAACGATGCGGCTGTGGTGCGTGACCTCCTGGACCTGTGCCTCCGTCTATCGAAATCAGCTGTGCACCTTCGTGACTTTTGCCCCCCAGGGCTTCATCTTTGCCGGCACCTCGGACGACGGCATTGTACGCGTCTGGGGACGCAACACCAAGAAGCCTGCTCTCGAGCTCGCCGGCCATCTGGCCGACATGACGGTGTGCCTGTTTCATTCCAACAGTCGGCACCTGGCCACAGGATCCGCCGACTGCACTGTGAGAGTGTGGGACATTTTCAAGGGCGTCCAGGTGCGTCTCTTCCGTGGCCATAAGAACACCATCACTGCTCTGGCATACTCAAAGTGCGGCCGTTATCTGATCTCCGGGGGCCACGACTTCCTCATAATTGTCTCGGACATGTTCAGCGGCCGGATGGTCCGCACCCTGAAATATCACACGTCCGTCATTAGATCGATTGCTGTAAACATGGAGAACAATGCGCTGGCGGTGGGGAGCGATATCGAGCTGAGCTTTTGGGATTTTCAGCTCCTCGTCAATCACTGCAGCGCCGACCTCGCACCCGACGATAAGGAGTCATCCCCAAAACCGAGCACCAAGGAGCTACTATACAGCTCCAGTGAGCATTTGAAGACATCTTTGCGCTGTCTTCGCTTTGTTGGCCGTAATTACATAATGGCCGTCTGTACTGGCCCaaaggcggaggaggaggcgggcAAGAAGAAAGGAAATCGATAA
- the LOC26533493 gene encoding protein angel-like — protein sequence MENSRKGRFMGAVCYDLSRCWQVVETPHYSNVVYRLMTYNLLAPDMVVKHKSHYGGFEEQHLNWGNRLNKLTQEVQVLNPDILCLQEVQCSHLPQIMRRFKATTMRSYNYIFQQKLESESDGIAIIYDMIKLELIGHRALGRQIQEPNKREDFDRFALMGKFNLTGTPNQLIVCSAHLLQGSPLGTDERPDIVQRLRSELLQYSRDHENGHCIPIILGGDFNFSSGTKPFRTLTTPTVYSACSKQLVPVYTTTTKQVSAYDTKQGWIDADHIFYSKGCPLYNIRPCSYYLLPRICLEQLPNHFLGSDHYCLAVNFTVN from the coding sequence atggAGAACTCCAGAAAAGGAAGATTTATGGGTGCGGTCTGCTACGACCTGAGCCGCTGCTGGCAAGTAGTGGAGACTCCCCACTACTCGAATGTTGTCTACCGCCTGATGACATACAACCTGTTGGCCCCGGATATGGTAGTGAAGCACAAGTCGCACTATGGGGGCTTCGAAGAGCAGCATCTGAATTGGGGAAATCGTCTGAACAAGCTCACGCAAGAGGTGCAAGTCCTCAATCCGGACATCCTCTGTCTGCAGGAGGTCCAGTGCAGTCATCTGCCGCAGATCATGCGACGCTTCAAGGCGACCACCATGCGGAGCTACAATTACATATTCCAGCAAAAGTTGGAGAGCGAATCCGATGGTATAGCCATCATCTACGATATGATAAAGCTCGAGCTGATCGGCCATCGGGCCTTGGGGCGCCAAATCCAGGAGCCCAACAAGCGTGAGGACTTCGATCGCTTTGCCCTCATGGGAAAGTTCAACCTGACCGGTACTCCCAATCAGCTGATCGTGTGCAGTGCCCATCTACTGCAGGGCAGTCCCCTGGGTACGGATGAACGCCCAGACATTGTGCAACGTCTGCGCAGCGAACTACTCCAATATAGCCGCGACCACGAGAACGGCCACTGCATTCCAATCATCCTCGGTGGAGACTTCAACTTTTCGAGCGGCACCAAACCCTTCCGCACCCTGACGACGCCCACCGTCTACTCAGCCTGTTCCAAGCAGTTGGTGCCCGTCTACACCACTACCACCAAGCAGGTGTCCGCCTACGACACGAAGCAGGGCTGGATCGATGCCGATCATATTTTCTACTCGAAGGGCTGTCCGCTCTACAATATACGTCCTTGCAGCTACTACCTGCTGCCACGCATCTGCTTAGAGCAACTACCCAACCATTTCCTCGGCTCAGACCACTACTGTCTGGCCGTCAACTTCACTGTGAATTAG